A region of Sugiyamaella lignohabitans strain CBS 10342 chromosome A, complete sequence DNA encodes the following proteins:
- the THG1 gene encoding Thg1p (tRNAHis guanylyltransferase; adds a guanosine residue to the 5' end of tRNAH is after transcription and RNase P cleavage; can also catalyze reverse (3'-5') polymerization with certain substrates in a template-dependent reaction; couples nuclear division and migration to cell budding and cytokinesis; essential enzyme conserved among eukaryotes; GO_component: GO:0005737 - cytoplasm [Evidence IDA] [PMID 14562095]; GO_component: GO:0005634 - nucleus [Evidence IDA] [PMID 14562095]; GO_function: GO:0005525 - GTP binding [Evidence IEA]; GO_function: GO:0000287 - magnesium ion binding [Evidence IEA]; GO_function: GO:0046872 - metal ion binding [Evidence IEA]; GO_function: GO:0000166 - nucleotide binding [Evidence IEA]; GO_function: GO:0016779 - nucleotidyltransferase activity [Evidence IEA]; GO_function: GO:0008193 - tRNA guanylyltransferase activity [Evidence IEA]; GO_function: GO:0008193 - tRNA guanylyltransferase activity [Evidence IDA] [PMID 14633974]; GO_function: GO:0016740 - transferase activity [Evidence IEA]; GO_process: GO:0006400 - tRNA modification [Evidence IEA]; GO_process: GO:0006400 - tRNA modification [Evidence IDA] [PMID 14633974]; GO_process: GO:0008033 - tRNA processing [Evidence IEA]): MNGAAKAVMTALPDIFIAYGDSDEYSFVLDKDCQLFERRESKLVSTVVSTFTAHYISLWDEFFPGRKLELNHLPTFDGRAVVYPSKTIVRDYLAWRQADCHINNLYNTTFWTLVQDGGLTTKEAEEKLKGTLSSDKNEILFSQFGINYNKEPEIFKKGTVIVREYETPNTDGPSPVSTPTPTQPSTPPAPLTQRQLQRRLKKKSKATISTLHTDIIGDDFWNKRPYLLE; encoded by the coding sequence ATGAACGGTGCTGCTAAAGCTGTCATGACTGCTCTCcctgatatatttattgcatACGGAGACAGTGACGAGTACTCATTTGTGCTAGATAAAGACTGTCAATTATTTGAGAGACGTGAAAGCAAACTTGTATCCACTGTTGTCAGCACTTTTACTGCTCACTACATAAGCTTATGGGACGAGTTTTTCCCAGGACGCAAACTGGAACTTAATCATCTGCCTACTTTTGACGGTCGTGCCGTGGTATATCCATCCAAGACCATTGTCAGGGACTACTTAGCATGGCGACAAGCCGACTGCCATATCAACAACCTCTACAACACAACATTCTGGACACTGGTCCAAGATGGAGGTCTGACAACgaaagaagctgaagaaaaaCTAAAAGGCACTCTATCAAGCGATAAAAATGAGATTCTGTTCAGCCAGTTCGGAATTAATTACAATAAAGAGCCCgaaatattcaaaaaagGGACAGTGATTGTGCGTGAGTACGAAACCCCCAACACAGACGGCCCATCTCCCGTCTCCACACCCACCCCAACACAGCCATCAACTCCCCCAGCACCATTGACACAGAGACAACTCCAACGACggctgaaaaagaagtcGAAGGCCACTATTTCGACCCTGCATACAGACATCATTGGCGACGATTTCTGGAACAAACGGCCCTATCTCCTGGAATAA